The following are from one region of the Chloracidobacterium sp. genome:
- a CDS encoding GntR family transcriptional regulator, with protein MKIWLSKNSEVPIREQLLEQISIGIASGDLHSGERLPSVREIARRFQIHPNTVSSVYRNLAENGLVEFRKGSGVFVANQSRIPIDEQGAGDLIGRIIDEARKYGVTPIELRSMLDEYIASSENTLIVLVESDLRLQEILAAEIQESLRTEVKGVRSIDPEKIEFGQNLVITAMYDERDELNKRLKRDTKRVFLKVSSVANTLSGRTRPDDDDMVAVVSGWAPFLSLAKLFLVAANIDPDTIITRSTCEKNWQSGLDQAAIIICDVVSARKLENHDGVAVFRIISKESINELKELADWDTFR; from the coding sequence ATGAAGATATGGCTTTCGAAAAATTCTGAAGTTCCAATTCGCGAACAGCTATTGGAGCAGATCTCGATCGGGATCGCCTCTGGCGATCTACATTCCGGTGAGCGGCTTCCAAGTGTGCGAGAGATCGCTCGAAGGTTTCAGATCCATCCAAATACCGTTTCCTCCGTCTATCGTAACCTTGCTGAGAATGGTTTAGTAGAGTTTCGTAAAGGCAGTGGCGTTTTTGTAGCAAACCAATCCCGGATCCCGATCGACGAGCAGGGGGCAGGGGACTTGATCGGGCGAATCATCGATGAGGCTCGGAAATACGGGGTAACACCGATCGAACTTCGATCGATGCTGGACGAGTACATCGCGTCATCGGAAAACACTCTCATCGTCTTGGTCGAATCAGATCTCAGACTTCAGGAGATACTGGCAGCCGAAATTCAAGAGTCGCTGAGAACCGAGGTTAAAGGTGTCCGATCGATCGACCCGGAGAAAATTGAGTTCGGCCAGAATTTGGTCATAACCGCAATGTACGATGAGCGTGATGAGTTGAACAAAAGACTAAAACGCGATACGAAACGCGTGTTCCTAAAGGTCAGTTCAGTGGCGAATACGCTTAGCGGGCGTACACGTCCGGACGACGATGACATGGTTGCAGTAGTCTCCGGATGGGCTCCCTTCCTCTCTCTGGCAAAGCTTTTTCTGGTCGCGGCAAATATCGATCCCGATACCATCATCACCCGTTCTACTTGCGAAAAGAACTGGCAAAGCGGCCTCGATCAGGCTGCTATCATCATTTGCGACGTCGTTTCAGCCAGAAAACTCGAAAATCATGACGGTGTTGCCGTTTTTCGGATCATCTCGAAGGAATCTATTAACGAACTGAAAGAACTGGCGGATTGGGACACTTTCAGATAG
- a CDS encoding flippase-like domain-containing protein, protein MRKYIKFILLLAFAVLILWYFGRDLDWQEVRRSFTKADPYYLFAAVLIICLGFLFRAVRWKVLLAPITESSLKELFATTTVGFAAIFLIGRAGEIVRPMWLPMRDKRVRPSAALVTLGLERIFDLAALVCFFAVNLLWFTAPAGREGDFAYVSMAGYLMLVGVALGFVALFVYQRVAPRVIEFVGRLTDRRYFPSRIRAIILSLLRQLASAAAILKDWRETASVVFWSVTLWLAIAFPTWFVLLAFDLPITFSDSLFIMGFAVVSSVVPTPGGAAGAFHAATYASLIFLKPDIRSEDAAAASIAMHLVYFAPALVFGIYYFAHGDISIERFRSLLSSEHAVEEIESEAPNAGPTVA, encoded by the coding sequence TTGCGAAAATACATCAAATTCATATTGTTGTTGGCGTTCGCCGTCCTCATTCTGTGGTATTTCGGCAGGGATCTTGATTGGCAAGAGGTTCGCCGTAGTTTCACCAAAGCTGATCCGTATTATCTCTTCGCGGCTGTTTTGATCATTTGCCTTGGTTTTTTGTTTCGAGCCGTAAGGTGGAAGGTCTTGTTGGCTCCAATTACCGAAAGCAGCCTGAAAGAGCTCTTTGCCACAACCACCGTGGGGTTTGCCGCGATCTTTCTGATAGGACGTGCGGGCGAGATCGTACGACCGATGTGGCTGCCGATGCGTGATAAGCGGGTCCGACCTTCGGCCGCATTGGTGACCCTCGGCCTCGAACGCATATTTGATCTCGCAGCTCTTGTCTGTTTCTTTGCGGTCAATCTCCTTTGGTTCACTGCCCCTGCTGGGCGTGAAGGGGATTTTGCTTACGTTTCAATGGCGGGCTACCTTATGCTTGTCGGCGTTGCGTTGGGTTTTGTTGCTCTGTTTGTCTATCAAAGGGTCGCCCCTCGAGTGATCGAATTTGTCGGCCGATTGACCGATCGCAGGTACTTTCCTTCAAGAATTCGTGCAATAATTTTGAGCTTGCTTCGGCAGTTGGCATCTGCCGCAGCAATTCTGAAAGATTGGCGAGAAACGGCTTCAGTCGTTTTCTGGTCCGTGACCCTTTGGCTAGCGATCGCGTTTCCGACCTGGTTCGTTTTGCTTGCGTTCGATCTTCCGATAACGTTTAGTGATTCACTTTTCATAATGGGATTTGCGGTCGTTAGTTCGGTAGTTCCAACACCGGGAGGAGCCGCCGGAGCCTTTCACGCTGCAACCTATGCGAGTCTGATATTCCTCAAGCCGGACATCCGTTCCGAAGATGCAGCTGCGGCCTCGATCGCGATGCACCTCGTTTATTTTGCACCGGCACTTGTATTTGGAATATATTATTTTGCTCACGGTGATATCAGTATCGAGCGATTTCGAAGTCTCCTTTCCAGCGAACACGCAGTGGAGGAGATCGAATCTGAAGCCCCGAATGCCGGTCCAACTGTTGCGTAA
- a CDS encoding S46 family peptidase has translation MYKKLTTSLSHCVVSALLLSSVSFGFARFDEGMFTPDQIATLNLKKKGLKIRPEEIYNPAGGGLTDAVIRLSIGCTAEFVSPVGLILTNHHCGFDALVSASTPGNDLVENGFKADNRSGEIPAKGYSVFITQRVEDVTAKVRAGTDSLSGDALTAALKKNTDELQAAEQSKAPKGSTIRIQMLNNGFFHYLYQTIQIKDIRVVYAPPRNIGVFGGDPDNFEWTRHTGDFTFLRAYTAPDGSSADYSPSNIPYKANRFLTMNIGGLKENDFVFVLGYPGGTTRYRESQSIEFARDANFPFLASWLDARSRALRLIGESDEKKRIELQSEIANFDNARKVYDGGQWRLRRAGVVEKRKAEEARFAAWVAADPERQRKYGTVLSELAAVSAESNRFAKRDVIVRRIPDATMPMFRAIVQAVSEGKMLSETERTDKLAELKAALKDRDRVYEREMLKYFLKAFADLPEGQKFEGAENLFKSLEGSGRRAAEAAFAETVADGTYWTPETVAALYGPQTMDFRPERDNVRGFATALAQEKAASNGRAAAFASKIDRLRLLYQQGLSEMRGIRPYPDANSTLRFSFGNIKGYSPRESEFRTPFTTIKGMIEKDTGIRPFDMPQKLKDLQAARDFGRFGEGDSVVVNFLSTNDIIGGNSGSPILNGNGEQVGLCFDGNYEGLGNDFFYDPEANRTISVDIRFVLFVTEKFGGAGWILNEMKIVGGPKVRGATN, from the coding sequence ATGTATAAGAAACTAACTACTTCTCTCTCTCATTGCGTAGTCTCCGCATTACTACTTTCGTCCGTTTCCTTCGGCTTTGCCCGATTCGACGAAGGAATGTTCACGCCCGATCAGATAGCCACTCTGAATCTAAAGAAAAAGGGGCTGAAAATAAGGCCAGAGGAGATATATAACCCGGCGGGTGGTGGCTTGACTGACGCTGTGATCCGATTGAGTATCGGATGTACTGCTGAATTCGTCTCACCCGTAGGATTGATCTTAACAAACCATCATTGCGGGTTTGACGCTCTTGTTTCGGCTTCGACACCGGGTAATGACCTCGTCGAAAACGGATTCAAGGCTGATAATCGGAGCGGCGAGATCCCCGCTAAAGGATATTCGGTCTTTATCACTCAACGTGTCGAGGACGTGACTGCAAAGGTCAGGGCCGGGACCGACAGTCTATCCGGCGATGCATTAACGGCAGCGTTGAAGAAAAATACCGACGAACTACAGGCGGCCGAGCAGTCGAAAGCACCGAAAGGATCGACGATCCGCATCCAAATGCTCAATAACGGATTCTTTCATTATTTGTACCAGACCATCCAGATAAAGGACATCCGCGTGGTCTATGCTCCGCCGAGGAACATAGGCGTCTTTGGCGGCGACCCTGACAACTTTGAATGGACCAGGCATACCGGTGATTTCACCTTCTTAAGGGCTTACACCGCTCCCGACGGAAGTTCAGCGGATTACTCACCCAGCAATATCCCATATAAGGCAAACCGTTTCCTGACGATGAACATCGGCGGACTCAAAGAAAATGACTTTGTGTTCGTACTCGGATATCCGGGTGGTACGACGCGTTATCGCGAATCGCAATCGATCGAGTTTGCGCGTGATGCGAATTTCCCCTTTTTAGCATCATGGCTTGATGCCCGCAGCAGGGCTCTTCGACTGATCGGCGAGTCCGATGAGAAAAAACGGATCGAACTCCAATCCGAGATCGCAAATTTCGACAATGCAAGAAAGGTCTATGACGGTGGGCAATGGCGTCTCAGACGCGCAGGAGTCGTCGAAAAACGTAAAGCTGAAGAAGCTCGCTTTGCCGCCTGGGTCGCCGCCGATCCGGAAAGGCAAAGAAAGTACGGAACCGTGCTGTCCGAACTCGCTGCAGTCTCGGCCGAATCGAACCGATTTGCAAAACGTGACGTCATTGTTCGGCGTATCCCGGACGCGACCATGCCGATGTTTCGTGCGATCGTCCAGGCGGTGAGCGAAGGTAAGATGTTGAGCGAAACCGAGCGGACGGACAAGCTGGCAGAGCTGAAAGCAGCACTGAAAGACCGTGATCGTGTCTATGAACGCGAAATGCTTAAATACTTCTTGAAGGCATTTGCCGACTTGCCGGAGGGCCAGAAGTTTGAAGGCGCCGAGAATCTTTTTAAGTCGCTCGAAGGCAGCGGGCGGCGGGCTGCCGAAGCAGCATTTGCGGAAACCGTCGCGGACGGCACATATTGGACGCCTGAGACCGTTGCGGCACTTTACGGACCGCAGACAATGGACTTTCGCCCCGAACGCGATAATGTACGCGGATTCGCTACCGCTCTCGCCCAGGAAAAAGCTGCTTCAAATGGACGGGCCGCCGCATTTGCATCGAAGATCGATCGACTGAGGCTCCTGTACCAGCAAGGGTTATCAGAGATGCGTGGTATCCGACCTTATCCGGATGCTAATTCAACGCTCCGCTTTTCATTCGGCAATATCAAAGGATACAGCCCTCGGGAATCTGAATTCCGAACGCCCTTCACCACGATAAAGGGCATGATCGAAAAAGACACCGGGATCAGGCCTTTCGACATGCCGCAGAAACTCAAAGACCTTCAGGCTGCACGGGACTTTGGCCGTTTTGGCGAAGGCGACAGCGTTGTTGTTAATTTTCTTTCCACCAACGATATAATCGGCGGCAACAGCGGCAGTCCGATACTGAACGGAAATGGCGAACAGGTTGGCCTATGCTTTGATGGGAATTATGAAGGACTCGGAAACGACTTCTTTTACGATCCCGAAGCGAACCGGACGATCTCGGTCGATATTAGATTCGTTCTTTTTGTAACAGAGAAGTTCGGCGGTGCCGGATGGATACTCAATGAAATGAAGATCGTTGGCGGCCCAAAGGTTCGCGGGGCTACGAATTGA
- a CDS encoding transglycosylase SLT domain-containing protein — protein MRSFFTIKFFLLIFIALAVFHAANAQTADVQRVQSQINKIIEDSGSAFREGLFALKENKRAESGQKFDRSVEIFLSSTLSVQSDVRLQNCYAQLLETVYRIEFPSDVQTPQIKALSATCGWRWNETDYALADDVANRLKPAKRTNSPTTSGNVNMTSVNVALPTENLVGFNSQEFEASPLDELSKLVLTEDELDVENNPVAQQQYQYIQYAVANKSLGFTFQVHPMIQQYINYYRGRGRKTMEVGLYRSGMFMRMARRIFREEGIPENVAWLGQVESAWKPTAMSWASASGLWQFIPGTGSRFGLRRTAHVDERNSFDEATRASARYLKFLANRYGGNWELAMAAYNCGEGNVDRAIRRAGTANFWAAYPYLPKETRNYVPNILATILIANSPHQYGFGHVRPAPALLYDRIRVPASTNLNLLAQASDTSVQYLRYLNPHLRSNMTPPEPYIVNVPPGKANDVLAVFRRIPASKVNNTNLATSVQGESWQNIANRTGVTVADLMAANPGMKEPRGKVFVPVASVPGSRVTATSYSRPSSANAATASNARVVKAQAGDTVSKVAVRHGADPTVVAKYNGLLPNSVLGAGREIKIPAK, from the coding sequence ATGAGATCATTTTTTACCATAAAGTTTTTCCTTCTAATTTTCATAGCCTTGGCAGTGTTCCACGCGGCCAACGCACAAACCGCCGACGTACAGAGAGTGCAGTCGCAGATCAATAAGATCATCGAAGATTCGGGATCTGCGTTTCGTGAAGGGTTGTTTGCCCTCAAGGAAAACAAACGGGCCGAATCGGGACAAAAATTCGATCGTTCGGTGGAGATCTTTCTTTCGTCGACTCTGAGCGTTCAATCTGACGTCAGGCTTCAAAATTGCTATGCACAGCTTTTAGAGACGGTCTATCGGATAGAATTCCCGTCCGATGTTCAGACGCCGCAGATCAAGGCTCTATCCGCAACATGCGGTTGGAGGTGGAATGAAACGGATTACGCGTTGGCTGACGACGTTGCGAATCGGCTGAAGCCAGCTAAACGGACCAACTCGCCGACCACATCGGGAAACGTAAACATGACTTCGGTCAATGTTGCGTTGCCGACAGAGAACCTTGTTGGGTTCAACTCTCAGGAATTTGAAGCGTCGCCCTTAGACGAACTTTCAAAACTTGTTCTTACGGAAGATGAGTTAGACGTTGAAAATAACCCGGTCGCCCAGCAGCAGTACCAATACATCCAGTACGCAGTCGCCAATAAATCGCTGGGATTTACGTTTCAGGTTCATCCGATGATCCAGCAGTACATCAATTATTACCGCGGACGCGGACGTAAGACGATGGAAGTAGGGCTTTATCGTTCCGGGATGTTCATGCGAATGGCCCGACGAATATTTCGCGAGGAGGGGATTCCTGAGAACGTAGCTTGGCTAGGGCAGGTCGAGAGTGCCTGGAAGCCGACGGCGATGTCCTGGGCCTCAGCATCGGGGCTATGGCAGTTTATCCCGGGAACGGGATCAAGGTTCGGTCTGCGTCGGACGGCACATGTTGATGAGCGGAACAGCTTTGATGAGGCTACGCGAGCGTCCGCTCGTTATTTGAAGTTTCTTGCGAACCGGTACGGCGGAAACTGGGAACTGGCAATGGCGGCCTACAATTGTGGTGAAGGAAACGTCGACCGAGCGATCAGACGAGCGGGAACGGCGAACTTCTGGGCGGCGTATCCGTATCTGCCAAAAGAAACAAGAAATTACGTTCCGAACATTTTGGCAACTATCCTTATAGCGAACAGCCCGCATCAGTATGGTTTTGGCCACGTTCGTCCGGCGCCGGCTCTTTTGTACGACCGTATCCGCGTACCTGCGTCCACAAACTTGAATTTGCTCGCGCAGGCCTCTGACACAAGCGTGCAGTATTTGCGTTATCTTAATCCGCATCTGCGTTCGAATATGACGCCTCCCGAACCATACATTGTGAACGTCCCGCCCGGAAAGGCAAATGACGTTTTGGCTGTGTTCAGGCGGATCCCGGCCTCCAAGGTAAACAATACAAACCTTGCTACCTCTGTCCAGGGCGAGTCGTGGCAAAATATCGCGAATCGGACGGGTGTCACTGTTGCTGATCTGATGGCGGCAAATCCGGGAATGAAGGAACCGAGAGGAAAGGTATTCGTGCCGGTTGCGTCAGTACCCGGAAGTCGTGTGACGGCTACATCTTATTCCCGTCCGTCATCGGCAAACGCCGCTACGGCTTCGAATGCCCGCGTCGTAAAGGCCCAGGCAGGCGATACGGTTTCGAAGGTCGCTGTACGTCACGGTGCAGATCCGACAGTTGTTGCAAAATATAATGGACTTCTGCCAAATTCCGTTCTCGGTGCGGGCCGCGAGATCAAGATACCTGCAAAGTAG
- a CDS encoding sigma-70 family RNA polymerase sigma factor codes for MEASKAVEFNGADLVRRARSGDGAAWEEIVTAFSRRIFNLAYRFTSSVDAAEDLTQEVFIRIYRTLDQYDAKQGDLANWLMRLARNLIIDDYRHRQRNPQNTMADAVDDHQYHLRAVGTSAHKEMERRELAAQVQDGIDKLPADLKTCVILRDIEELSYQEIVEVLKIPEGTVKSRINRGRIELAKILRRMRVVAV; via the coding sequence TTGGAAGCTTCTAAAGCGGTCGAATTTAACGGTGCTGACCTTGTGCGTCGCGCGCGATCTGGCGACGGCGCGGCTTGGGAGGAGATCGTTACCGCATTTTCGCGACGGATCTTCAATCTTGCGTACAGGTTTACGTCGAGTGTTGACGCTGCAGAGGATCTAACACAGGAAGTTTTTATTCGGATCTACCGGACGTTAGATCAATACGACGCCAAGCAGGGCGACCTCGCAAACTGGCTGATGAGACTCGCGAGGAATTTGATAATCGATGACTATCGGCACCGCCAGCGAAATCCGCAAAACACGATGGCGGATGCGGTCGATGATCACCAGTATCATCTTAGAGCTGTCGGCACCTCTGCTCATAAGGAAATGGAACGCCGCGAACTTGCGGCCCAGGTACAAGACGGAATTGATAAGCTGCCGGCCGATTTGAAAACCTGTGTGATTCTTCGGGATATCGAGGAATTGAGCTATCAGGAGATCGTTGAGGTACTCAAGATCCCTGAAGGAACCGTAAAATCGCGAATAAACCGAGGGCGTATTGAACTTGCGAAGATATTAAGAAGAATGAGGGTAGTGGCGGTGTGA
- the lon gene encoding endopeptidase La, with product MVEIEDFPISLAEGDVIEPMMQIPSELPSLPLRDIVIYPFMIVPLFVSRDKSIKAVEEALKENRMIVLVSQKDVNKEDPSQADLYTVGTVAIIMRMLKLPDGRIRILIQGLSRTKVDSIDSTGDYVKAGITPISEPLAPDNSLEVEALVRNVRGSMERAASLGKGISPEVLAIIANLDDAGRLADLSASNLELKVEDAQSVLDIAEPVKRLRRVNELLSKEIDVLTVQQEINTQARADIDRSQREYFLRQQLKAIQSELGEGNELYEEIEQYRDKILKAKMPENAEEESLRQLKKLERMHPDTAETATLRNWLDIMTELPWSKQSKDNLILKKAEKILDDDHYGLERVKERIVESLAVRKLMEKPKGSILCLVGPPGVGKTSLGRSVARALNRKFVRLSLGGLHDEAEIRGHRRTYVGAMPGRIIQAVQQAGTNNPLIMLDEIDKVGADFRGDPSSALLEVLDPEQNASFRDNYLGITFDLSNVMFMTTANVLDTIQPALRDRMEIIQLSGYTEEEKVEIARRHLIPKQVQENGLEKNDVKFDRKAIARIIGEYTQEAGLRQLERDIGKICRKIARQKAELEDQFKPVKVMADDVKSFLRAPKIFNEGALKKDQIGTVTGLAWTAVGGDILFIEALLTKGKGKLMLTGQLGEVMQESAQAAFSYAKARSRELGISDDVLENYDIHIHLPEGAIPKDGPSAGITMATALVSVLAQRPVRKDVAMTGEITLRGNVLPVGGVKEKLLAARRAKLKTVILPAPNRRDLEDMPKEVIDDLSFVFVDNVLEVFEVALKEPKPAAKVAVKA from the coding sequence ATGGTAGAGATCGAAGATTTCCCGATTTCGCTCGCCGAGGGCGACGTGATCGAACCAATGATGCAGATTCCTTCGGAGCTGCCATCGCTGCCCCTGCGCGATATTGTGATCTATCCTTTCATGATCGTTCCGCTTTTTGTGTCTCGCGACAAATCGATCAAGGCGGTCGAAGAGGCCCTTAAAGAGAACAGGATGATAGTTCTGGTCTCGCAGAAGGATGTAAATAAAGAAGACCCATCACAGGCCGATCTTTATACCGTTGGTACGGTCGCGATAATCATGCGGATGTTAAAGCTGCCCGACGGTCGGATCCGTATTCTGATTCAAGGACTTTCGAGAACAAAGGTCGACTCGATAGATTCCACAGGCGATTATGTCAAGGCAGGCATTACACCGATATCAGAACCACTTGCACCTGATAACTCGCTCGAGGTCGAAGCTCTTGTTCGCAATGTTCGCGGTTCGATGGAGCGTGCGGCATCTCTCGGAAAAGGGATTTCGCCTGAGGTTTTGGCGATCATTGCCAACCTTGACGATGCAGGTCGCCTGGCTGATCTTTCGGCATCGAATCTCGAGCTGAAAGTCGAGGATGCACAAAGCGTCCTGGATATCGCGGAACCTGTGAAGCGCCTGCGGCGGGTAAATGAACTTTTGAGTAAAGAGATCGATGTGCTCACTGTCCAGCAGGAGATAAACACTCAGGCTCGAGCTGACATCGACAGATCCCAACGTGAGTATTTCCTTCGACAACAACTGAAGGCGATCCAGTCGGAACTCGGTGAGGGAAACGAGCTTTACGAGGAGATCGAACAGTATCGCGACAAGATACTTAAGGCGAAGATGCCGGAAAATGCCGAAGAGGAATCGCTGCGGCAGTTGAAAAAGCTCGAGCGAATGCATCCAGATACTGCCGAAACAGCGACGCTACGAAATTGGCTCGATATCATGACCGAACTGCCTTGGTCCAAACAGTCCAAAGACAATCTGATACTGAAAAAGGCGGAAAAGATCCTTGACGATGATCATTACGGCCTCGAGCGTGTGAAAGAACGCATCGTAGAATCTTTGGCCGTCAGAAAGTTGATGGAAAAGCCGAAGGGCTCGATCTTATGCCTTGTCGGGCCTCCGGGCGTAGGCAAAACTTCGCTTGGCCGGTCGGTCGCACGGGCATTAAATCGAAAGTTCGTACGCTTGAGCCTCGGAGGCCTTCACGATGAGGCTGAGATCCGTGGCCATCGTCGGACTTACGTCGGAGCAATGCCGGGGCGCATCATTCAGGCCGTGCAGCAGGCCGGCACAAACAATCCGCTGATAATGCTTGATGAGATCGATAAGGTCGGAGCCGATTTTCGGGGCGACCCGTCGAGTGCTCTCCTTGAGGTTCTTGATCCGGAACAGAATGCCAGTTTTCGAGACAATTACCTCGGCATCACGTTCGATCTTTCTAACGTGATGTTCATGACGACCGCAAATGTCTTAGATACCATTCAGCCGGCTCTTCGTGACCGAATGGAGATCATTCAGCTTTCCGGCTACACCGAAGAAGAAAAGGTCGAGATCGCCCGCAGGCATTTGATACCAAAACAGGTCCAGGAAAACGGGCTTGAGAAGAACGACGTAAAGTTCGATCGAAAAGCGATCGCAAGAATAATCGGGGAATACACCCAGGAAGCCGGCTTGCGACAGCTTGAGCGGGATATTGGAAAGATCTGCCGCAAGATCGCCCGCCAGAAAGCTGAACTCGAAGACCAGTTCAAGCCAGTGAAGGTGATGGCCGACGATGTTAAGTCCTTCTTAAGGGCCCCGAAGATCTTCAATGAAGGCGCATTGAAGAAAGACCAGATCGGTACTGTGACAGGTCTCGCTTGGACCGCCGTCGGCGGAGATATATTGTTTATCGAAGCCCTTTTGACTAAGGGCAAGGGAAAACTGATGCTCACTGGCCAGCTTGGAGAAGTTATGCAGGAATCGGCCCAGGCGGCATTTTCGTATGCAAAAGCGCGGTCACGGGAATTAGGGATTTCCGATGATGTGCTCGAAAATTACGATATTCATATACATTTGCCCGAAGGCGCGATCCCGAAAGACGGACCGTCGGCCGGCATCACAATGGCGACGGCGCTCGTGTCGGTTTTGGCTCAACGGCCGGTACGAAAGGACGTCGCAATGACGGGTGAGATCACTTTGCGTGGCAACGTACTGCCCGTGGGCGGAGTCAAAGAAAAGCTTCTTGCTGCGCGGAGAGCAAAGTTAAAGACCGTGATCCTGCCGGCGCCGAATCGGCGCGATCTTGAGGATATGCCCAAGGAAGTAATCGACGATTTGTCGTTTGTATTCGTTGACAACGTCCTTGAGGTGTTCGAGGTTGCACTCAAAGAGCCGAAACCGGCTGCAAAGGTAGCTGTAAAGGCGTAG
- the nrdR gene encoding transcriptional repressor NrdR has product MRCPFCAHIEDKVVDSREAKDGDSIRRRRECLGCGRRFTSYERIDEIPYMVVKKDGKREAFDRAKVMAGLLRACEKRPISTPQLEAIVDEAERNVQDSLDRELATSEIGRVIMRRLKSLDKVAYVRFASVYLEFEDVSAFMTELKDLVRSRERSLAKKPKKKVK; this is encoded by the coding sequence ATGCGTTGTCCATTCTGCGCCCATATCGAAGACAAAGTTGTTGACTCACGCGAAGCTAAGGACGGTGATTCGATCCGTCGCCGACGCGAGTGTCTCGGCTGCGGTCGACGCTTCACATCTTATGAACGGATCGATGAGATACCGTATATGGTTGTGAAGAAAGACGGGAAGCGGGAAGCTTTCGACCGTGCAAAGGTGATGGCAGGCTTGCTTAGGGCCTGCGAAAAGCGTCCGATCTCTACGCCACAGCTTGAGGCTATCGTTGACGAAGCAGAACGCAACGTCCAGGACTCTCTTGACCGCGAACTCGCAACGAGCGAGATCGGGCGGGTTATCATGCGTCGGCTAAAGAGCCTTGACAAGGTTGCTTATGTTCGTTTTGCATCCGTTTACCTCGAGTTTGAGGACGTATCGGCATTCATGACGGAACTCAAGGATCTTGTAAGATCGCGTGAACGCTCTTTGGCAAAAAAACCAAAGAAAAAAGTAAAGTAG
- a CDS encoding M23 family metallopeptidase — translation MQNNAKYFTFLFSHSSRSRIQIRRVQVSKKILQNGLLSIAFIIGLSTFATGIYGVFSNSDLSIAGIAESASPVSTQFVSSVSSQPLSIDYSRPAASSHLALNSGGPALSETEIEDAETESLLKVIESTADPANLPSIWAHLGKINNEFGFRRNPFGGRSYEFHSGMDIDGERGDVVVAPGNGTVIEAGWKGGYGNMIEIDHGNGLTTRYGHLSKVDVAVGDTVTRGQLVGYVGSTGRSTGPHLHYELRINDKPINPRRFLPPEPTELRKAG, via the coding sequence ATGCAGAATAACGCTAAGTACTTTACTTTTCTTTTTTCGCATTCATCAAGATCAAGAATTCAAATACGCCGGGTGCAGGTCTCAAAAAAGATCCTGCAGAACGGTTTACTCAGTATCGCTTTTATAATCGGTCTTTCTACTTTTGCGACGGGTATCTACGGTGTCTTTTCAAATTCAGATCTATCGATCGCCGGGATCGCCGAATCAGCCTCACCAGTTTCGACTCAATTCGTTTCTTCCGTCTCAAGTCAGCCATTATCAATAGACTATTCACGTCCGGCGGCCTCAAGTCATCTTGCATTAAATAGCGGCGGCCCGGCTTTATCGGAAACCGAGATCGAAGACGCTGAAACGGAAAGCCTATTAAAGGTCATAGAATCTACCGCAGATCCGGCTAATTTACCTTCGATCTGGGCGCACTTAGGAAAGATCAATAACGAATTCGGCTTTAGGCGTAATCCTTTCGGCGGACGATCGTATGAGTTTCATTCGGGAATGGACATCGACGGAGAGCGTGGAGATGTAGTCGTTGCTCCGGGCAATGGAACAGTCATTGAAGCAGGTTGGAAAGGTGGTTACGGAAATATGATCGAGATCGATCATGGGAATGGGCTAACAACCCGATACGGCCACCTTTCGAAGGTCGACGTTGCAGTAGGTGATACCGTGACACGCGGTCAGTTGGTTGGATATGTCGGATCGACCGGACGTTCCACCGGACCTCATCTTCACTACGAATTGCGGATCAACGACAAGCCGATAAATCCACGGCGATTTTTACCGCCCGAACCGACCGAGCTGAGGAAGGCCGGATAG
- a CDS encoding Rrf2 family transcriptional regulator, producing the protein MAVHILTMLAKKRDENVKSDCIAASVNTNAVVIRRLIGQLSHANLVVSQTGASGGTRLSKCPDEINLSEVYKAVACGEVFALHAKAPNQDCPIGRNIEAVLCNLQKEIDKSIAEKLSRFTLQNVMEMVEHVET; encoded by the coding sequence ATGGCAGTACATATTTTGACGATGCTCGCCAAGAAACGCGACGAGAATGTCAAGTCGGATTGCATCGCCGCAAGCGTGAATACGAATGCGGTCGTGATCAGACGGCTGATTGGCCAGTTAAGCCATGCGAATCTCGTAGTTTCTCAAACCGGTGCATCCGGAGGGACACGGTTGTCGAAATGTCCTGATGAGATCAATCTCTCCGAAGTTTATAAGGCAGTGGCGTGTGGGGAGGTTTTTGCTCTTCACGCAAAAGCGCCGAACCAGGATTGCCCGATCGGCAGGAACATCGAGGCAGTGCTCTGTAATCTCCAAAAAGAGATCGATAAGAGTATTGCAGAGAAACTCTCACGATTTACGCTTCAGAATGTCATGGAGATGGTCGAACACGTCGAGACGTGA